In Solanum lycopersicum chromosome 3, SLM_r2.1, the genomic stretch tgaaataaataagctttaaactaattaaatctTTATTCCATGTATTAAATGACACTTAAGAAAACTctcgaataaataaaaagctagttaaatttaatatctacttacaaatattataaaattattagttttagtCTTATAcgaaaagtaaaagaaatttgAATATACTTTTTGTATCCTACCTTTATCTCCCTCTTTTTCTCTCGGCGTTTTCCTCAAAAGTTctttttactattaattatcTTTTGATTGATACAGACATAAACTTATATGTAGAAATTCATCATACACTCACATAATTGAgtttattgttatcatttagAACCTGACATAGTAATAGTACTCTAATAATTTTGAACGTAGATGTAGGGTTGGGTTAGCAATGATTTAGGTATATGTTAGATAAGAAGATGTGACATAGTGTAGCAATAAAAAGTCATTCCTTGTACATTTATGTAATGTCATCACTAATTACTACTCCCATTAACTCTTTGTATCTGTAATGTTGCTCAGTTGTAGTAATACACATTTGGAGGgggaaaaaaagttaaaaaattcaACAGTACATTAGATAGTaaagaattttgaattattagaTTAGAGTTTATAAAGTTGGGAATCGGGGCATAGGTCACTGTTATACGTTTACGTTGTGATATAAAGTCAACAATTTGCATCAGTTAAATCCAACTCGACAAGATTCATATGGCCCATCTTCACTATTTAATTTCCATGTGTGACTTGATATCTTACTTGTGTGGTTGCAACACATATGAATGAGTCgctataattaatttaataaaataacgtGTTCCATCATTTTCCTACTTCATTGGACAAACAAGAATTGACACTGACTATCGTAGATTGATAATCAGAGTAACCTTAGcttaattcttttgttattgAAAAGATGCATATGTATGTTACAATTGCCACAGTATACATAAATTCGTGCTAGGGGGTCAAGATTATGTTTACTTCTCATTTATGATATCTGTCTTAGTTTTCatttatgatgatgtttacATTGTGTTGTGTGAGTTCCAGGACGGTTGACAAGCCAGTTCGATCGGTAAAAAAGAGATGATATCAATGCAGGAGGCTCGTAGACGCTACACAATAACAAGTTCGATCTCTTTTTTctacatgaactttttcttaTCTAAATCTTTTTAACTAGTTTACTAAAAATCTCTTTAATGTGATAAAATTTGGTCTACCAGTCGAGACCAATTTAAACATAGATAATAccacattttttattaaaatgggCTAAATATTTATAGTACAAATGGGTATATTCGTTTAAATATAATGATAGTACTGTTAAATTCATCAATAAGATCTCCTTTAATTGACCAATTTGATGTGGTGTGATAGTTTTGCCTACTAGTGAACATTAAAGAGTCACATGTTACAAACCCAACAAACTGAATCATGGCATCTGACCTTTACTCCAAATTCAGTTTATAGAAACGACTTCTTTTATTTAATGCCAAACTTTAATGTCTCAGCTGCCACATCTATCTATAGTGGAAATAAATTCGATGATTtgtaaattgaaaagaaaaaaaaatgatatttctgAATATCTTAAGGtgtaaaaatcaaaatatctttgaaaaaaGAACATAGAACTAAAAATCTGACTACACCAATCACATCAGTTAAACTTCAAATAGACAATGTTTTAGTACTCGTACAATAATAATTCAAAGAAATTTACAAGATATGCAGCAAAACTAGAATTGCTCATACAAAACCTTCAACCAGAGTTGGCTTCTCACTTTCTTCCTCttcctttttcttaatttttcccCCTTTGTCTCCAATCTCCAAACCCTGCAGCCCATCCACACAAGATTGACCTCCTTCCGGAAGAGACGATCCACCCACCAAGTCACCGCCCTCTTCCGGATCCTTATTGTCAGCCACCACGTCGCTCGTTACTTCCGGCACTTCACCGCCGCCGCCCTTCTCCGTAACACATTTTCCGGGAATGTTGTCAATACCCTCCGTCATTCCTACAAGAGCATCCTTAGTAGAATCCTCGATTGGCGAAGGAGTTTTCACACACTGGCCTTCGAATTCGTCATCCGTTAGCGGAATCATAGATCGTACGGCGGTGGCAGCTTTGAAAAATGCCTCTTTGATTAATTCCGGTGGTAGAGCACAATCTTCGAGACCTGCATCTTCGAGAAGCGGTGGTCGGATTTTGTCGAGCAAACTTTCCGATTCCTTTGTTAACTCCATTGTTCagctaataataataattcactAGAGGAAAAAGCCTTGATTTGGAAACCCTAAATAGAATCGGTTGTGATTTGTGAGGTAAACGAAACGTGGACATTTGTATTTAGCGAATTTCAAACCGACATTATTATGTCGGTTTAGAGTCCGAGAAAGACCCGAATATCTCGTGAAACCCGCAGCCTGAATAGAAGTAATATTTCGATGAAAAGATATTGAGGACACAGTTCGACTTGTCACCCTTAAGAGTATAATTATTAGCTTTCGCATAATATGGGATTATTTCAATTACAATAAAGTTTGCTTATTTGTGATTAGCTAAGAAATACCTTTGGGGGTCTAACATTTGTCTAAAATGATTAGTTTTAGGCCTTTGGCAACTCCACTTTTTTACTTTTAGTTAAGAATAGTTTGTGTCTAGAAAGTTCATGGATAACGTTTACAAAATTATTGATTGGAATAACGTCTCAAAGACAGGATTAGTGATTAACAATTATGAATGCTACTTTTTGTACTTCTCGTAACAAATTAGTTTTCTATGTGTTTATCATCAACACTTTGCTGAACAAACTTTTATAGATCAGATAAATCATGTAAGACTCTTATAAAACAACACATCACATCACTTCTCCtaacaaattaattttctatGCGTTTATCATCAATACTTTCCTGAACAGACTTTTTTAGACAAGGTAAATTATTTAAGACTTTTACAGAACAACGCATTACTCCAGAAAGAACAAAAGGCTTATCATTTCTCAATATAAGCAAAAATTGTTGAAGTTGGGTAAGCTTCATGACTTTGGAAACTACTAGTGTTCGTTTGGGTAGCCAGAAAGACAAAAGGACAAAACGTCAGAGTTCAAAAGCTAATTTACAGCCCATTCATACAGCATACAGTCTAATATGAGCGAGTAAAAAATGAGTCGAGTGAAAACAGGTCAAGTGTATGGATCATGAATAGTACATTATCATGAATCATTATAGAGTCTGAAACATCAATAAGTATCCAtggaggaaaaaaaaattaaggtgcAACATCATAATTACACTTCCCAAGAGAAGAATCCGGAATCTAAAATCAAATACAGAGAGTTTAACTGTCTTGTAGTAAATAAATCATTAGATCATCTTCAACATTCACATCCTGTTGATCTTGGTTGATTTCCTCCAGCAACATCAATAGTATCGGGAAGATATCTACAAGGTTAAGATGAAGAGGAGCAATTAACATCAACAAAAATCTTTAAGGGGATCCTAAATGTTGACATAAAAAAAGATTGGCAATTTCATTGTGCCTCTCAAATGATTTTTGaactttttagttttaaattataaaGGCATGGTAAGGTATTTCAAACTTCACAACTAATTTCGTCAAATTACCCTCTGAATGTGAAATAGAACAATCAAATCGGAACAGCAGAAATAATTTTCAAGGTCGTTGATTTAACTTATCTTCATCAAAATCTACCTATCAAGATCAAGGCTAATTAGTTTTCTGAAATCATCCCTCGCCTAGAAGATGGTTTTTTCATGAGTAAGACATTGACTGACTCCTTCAAAATAGTTCTTCACACACTTCTACTTCTAAGACAACAAGCTATTTCTCTTTTTCCCAGCCATAAGCACAGGCCTTTAGGAACCAACTAAGGTTCAAAATAAAGATACTATCCTGTTTGGAAGAGGTACTCACATTTCTTCTTCAGGTTCATTTTTCAGAGCATTTTTAGCTATACACTGGAATGCAGCATCCACATTGAATCCCTCTTTTGCAGAGGTCTCAAAGTAGGGTATCCCCTTGGAGGCACACCATGCCTTGGCTTTCTTCTCAGACACCTGCAATCCACAGAAACCAATCTTATGAAACCAATGATCTCATTTTCATCCATCCAAAGAAACCAAATTCAGTAAAAGAATTACTGATGTGAGGAAGAATAATCCAGAGAGATTAATTTACCACTCGACTATTGCCACCATCAACATCTATCTTATTCCCCAATACAACAAATGGGAAGTTCTCAGGATCAGATGGGCTGGCCTGAACATTAAGGAAAAAAACTTCAGAAATCACTTCTACACATCAAAGCTTGCAAGcaaattacaaatttataaCTCTATACTACCTGGATCAGAAATTCTTCTCTCCAGTTGTTAAGGTTCTCAAATGACTTCATGACATTCACATCATACACTAGAACACAACAATCTGCTCCACGGTAGAAAGCCACGCCAAGGCTTTGGAACCTTTCCTGCCCAGCTGTATCCCATATCTAAGGCAAACACAATAAGTCCAGTAGATTATAAGTAATTAGGTCAAGCAACTCTGGAAAAGTATCCAGGATTTCTAGCCATATCCTAAAGCACAATATTCCAACATGTTACAGgcaataaattcaaattaaccTAATAACATGAAGTTAGAATGCTAGCTTCCATTATATTTGAAGAAATCATTAATTGGAGACAGCTATAATTTCCACTAGACtacaagagaaagagaaacaTTTTTTGAGAAAGCTAAAAGGAGTATAGGACTGCAAGAAAATTATATCGGCTTTGACGAATATGTGCATTAAACTTGTCTACGGTTGCAGCTTGCAGATCAAATACACAGCTAGATTTCAGACTCACCTATGATATTAGATGCGGTAAAAAGACAAATAGGTGCACCAAGAACAGTAGGTTGGTTTTATTTTTGAACTAATGCATCTATCTCAACTCAATGATTTTATAGCAAAGCCTCTGCTACTGGTGTAATATGTATGTGAAGAGAAATGTgggataaaataaataaaagaaatcaagaGTAGTCTACACTGTATATGATGGTAGTGTCATAGAAAAGATGTTATAAGAACCCCACCTATTCATATGCCAGTTTATTAGCACATTAGCTAGCCAACAGCCTCCAAAATCCTGTTATGACTTATGAGATTAAAAGTTCTACTCAATTTTTGAGGCATTTCATTCTAAGTCTATAACTCCCCAATTCAGGTTGAGGATAAAGTAGAAGAGCTTTTACCATCTCCTGGAAACAGTTTACAAGTCCTGAAATACGAAACTAAGAAAGGCAAATTGTAGAATTTGGACTTAAGAAGTTATGGAAAATGTGGCAAGGAGATCCAAGGATATTTGAATCAAACccgtaaaataaaattatcaaacatTGTGTATGCAAACAACAATAtccaataacaataataactacACCCCGTTTAGAAGTAAGAAACTACAGAAAATGTGGCAAGAACATCTAAGGATATCAAATCAAACTCGTCAAATAAAATTAGTGGACATCGTATATGCAAACAACAATATcctataaaaattataactacCCCCAAATCTCAAACAAGTTGGACATCTACAGACTGTTGCACCTGTAGGTCAATGCATGGCATGATCAAACCATCTCAAACAACTTTCTCTCATTTCATCCACAATAACAGTATCCTATGAGCAATAGATCATATAATCGATTATTACAGAAAAGTCTAAGGTGGGTTTAAATGGAGCAACATGGTCAATGAGGATTCATATAACCACAACTTTCTTGGGATTTAAGCatacttgttttctttttcttacacAAAACGGATATTTAACTGGCAAGCAAAAAGATACTCTGTAGCAAACTACTTCTTAGAAGTAAAAAGCTTACTAAGAAGAACCTCCACATTGTTGCTtgatagtaaaaatattaaattgcaGAAAAAATGGTCAGTCTAGAAGGGGGCAAGAGAAAGTATGTGACTGAGCATGTCAAAACCATGTCTTGGGGAAAGCTTTCTGCAATAAACCCTACAGAAACTTCTCATAGGCATACTCTACTGCaatgtcattacatcttgaCACGTGATTGATATTAGAAATCAAAGTTGTATTAATTACATTTGCTATCTGAAACAAGTGTTAAGGGGCAAGTAACAATGGACAGAGCAATTTCATGGAACAAAAGAGGACTGAGAATAACTTTCGTCATATGCTTCTGAGTCTTGAAACTAACCTGTAATGTGTACAACCTATCCTCAAACTGAACTTCTTTTGTCAAGAAATCAGCTCCAATTGTGGCCTTGTATTGGTTGCTAAACTTGCGATTCACATACCTAAAGTAAGTATGGAAGAAGAGTACGCAGTAAGAAGAAACccaaaatggagaagaaaattatttactttaaaTTTAACAGAGAGGAATCTGAAAGTACTGGTTCATCAGAGATGTCTTTCCCACCCTACAAATGGATCAAAAGGTGAGTTAGTAACACACATTACGCGATAAAGCTGTGTACAACAACACGTAGACATTTAAAATGAAGACACATGACCCATCAGAATCAACTCATGAATTTACAGAACACAAATAATTTAAGGCTTCATCAAGAGGTATACTAAGAAAGTTCAAACaggaataaaaattaaaggaaaaaactaaCAAGTGCAAGCCATTATATcaaaattgttcttttttaatataaaattacaattttcaaCAAACAATTTTCAACCTACACCCTATCTATATATGAAACCAAAATGAATCACTATTTCACAATATATTTTCCTTAGATTCACCTTAACGCTCATACTACAGTCAATTCGTTTCAATTTCTCATCGGTTATAGAATCAATAGGGAATAGAAAGACTAAAAAGGCAAATTCAGCTGCTATAAAACGTCACCATCAATCTGAAGCTCTCCGATTTGAGACGAAATAGAATGAAACCAAATCAAACTATGCAACTTAGATTGCGGCAACCAAAACAACAAAATTGCATGAAACAACCATTACATTGGCAAAGAAACCGATGAGATCGGAATAATTAGATGAGAAATTAGGAAATACTAACCCACTATCGCCAAGGATTATGACCTTGAGCAGCATCCGCCTTCGAGAagccataatttttttttgaaaccaGAAAAGCTTAAAAGTCCAATAAAGAGCAgtgatattgaattgaatttcGTTTTGGTACGATCAACTTTCGAGGGAGGGGTTGGGTGGACACAAATTCTTTTGCTTGCGTAAttagttaagaaaaaaatgcaaattttaccAGTGGCTAAAATGCCCaccttaataattatttttatattataataataataataattaattataagtatatttaAGAAACTAGAGAATTGTTTGATATGGATATGAGATgcacaaaaattattttatggatTGAGATTAGTTATCTTATCGatgatttatattatataaatgatgaataaataattttgaaattaattaatattcataattaataagtAGACTGATATAACGCTATATACCTAATGGAGCTATCctattgataatttatttatatagatgATAGCATAAATAATTTTGGAATTAATGAACATTCATAATTATAAGTAGATAGTATATAATGATATCTAACtaataaattactttttgaGTTATAAAATTGGAGAAGTAAGAGAATCGTAGATAGGAAAAAATGGATGGAggaattataatttgtatatactcAACCGTCACATTTTTATTGCAGCGAGGATTGTGCTTGTAAATAGGATATTCCTCTTTGTTCGTATTTTGTGCTTACACAGAACTTCCACCTAAGGCTAATTAGACCCCAAaacttctcttttttcttaatCAGACCCATCGAATTTCCTTCCAGTGTCTTTTTGATCCTCTGATGGCTCACTTCTGATATGGAGTGTATATGTAGAGTGCACCTTCagctatttttaataaattagatGACCcaatgatatatattattaattccAAAAAGGAATTGGGTGACATCATTGTGTCAACAAATATAATGACAATCACgttatttgaaatttgattacCTGTATTCCACTGTCACTCTAGGCATCAATTTGAAGTCCAAACATTACATGCTACAACAAAGATTTGGTCAAAACAACATGAAACCAAGCtaactatttcattttatatttcacCATGAAATATTGTAAAAGTTGAGCTCGCTGTGTTTTAATGGACTCACAGCCCCGAGCAACTGTATTTACATCAAATCAATAGATGTAAGACATGTATTTTCACACACATATTAAACATGACATGTCAACGCGGTGTGGCAAGTAATAAccagtttcaaggataaaaaaaaatatagccaACTTCATGGCTTCATATAATGCTTTTGATAATCCTTTCTTTACATGTAACTTTAGAGGAACTGGATATGGGAACAATACAAAATCTGCAACAGCACCTAGATCAATTGATAATTACAAAGATGAGTGGCATATGAAAGGTATGCCAAATTCACACAATTCTCTAAACACACTACCAAATCCAACAATTTCTGAGAAGAGTTCATTACATTTGCACCCTTTCgttcgaaaaaaaaaatcactgtTTTCTGCTTCCTAGTTGTCTTCTTCTAGTCTATTCTAATTTCTCGATGACCTTCAACACTAGAACGTGTGCCTTGAGTTGTTCTTAGGCCTTCACTACTTGAACCGGAAGGATGGGGGCCAAATTCACTGGTAGGCCCGCTGCATTCACTAGAATTATGTGCCTGGCTTTCCAGAGCCATCTTTCTAAATTTCTTAAGGTCTTCTTTGTACTGAACAGCATCAAAATCCGAGCTTCCGTAAGATTCATGTATACCACTATGTCCAGGTCTAAGTCCATTTAACTCATCCAACGGCAAATTTCCTTCTAAAGCTCTGACAATCTGCATAAGAAAAGTTCCAACACTTAATATTAAGCCAAGACAAGTATTCTTTGACAGTAAATATAGAATTGGTATAATATTTCAGATGCTTCCTCAATCCTCAAATATAGAGTAACCACCTTGGGATTGAGAGAGGTGATTATATATCCaagttatttcaaattttcaattgtATAGTCCAGTTTCCGTTGAGCTAACGCAAGATGAAGCAGCACTCAACAAGTTGTAAATTCCATTTGTATGGACAGTTAAAAGGTGAGTATGTTACTAAAAGGGGGTATTTTGCTTTCTTTCCAAGTAGTGTCAAGAGAAATGATAAATTGCTTTCTTGTTTTAACATCTGAAACTCAAGGAGACATTCTCAAGGAATCTCTTGTAGACTTGCTGTAATTATTAGTACCCATAAAGAACACAATGTGACATAGTGTTGTCCGAGAATTTATAAAGAACAAGGTTTGGAGTATTTGAGGAATATTCCTAAAGGACCTAGACTaggaaaaaaagtaaatttacaAATATGCGCTATAACCTCCTTGTAATAAGTAATCTACATTTTGAGATGCTAATTGTGCAAGGAAACAAATAGAGGCACCTGGCACTGTGTCACACGTAGTAGCAATTGGTAGAGTGTGTGTTTAATAGAACAAAAAATGTTCTTTAGGCGACAAGTATCAGACACCAGTTTAGGTGTCAGAGGGGTACAACTAAAAACTATTTCGGGCAGAAAAGAAGCAAAAAGACTCGAATATAAATCATTACAACCTTTTGTCACAAGAGGAATTTAACCTTACTTCTAAGTTCAGACAGTTCCTTTCCACATGCAAATCTAAAGGTAGTCATGCAGCTACAGTGTATGTATAAAATAGAGGTTTTACAATTAGAAGGTACCTGACTCATACGAGGCCTGCGACGTGCTAGATGGCGCACACACACAGCAGCACAAGTGACCATTCTGGTCATTTCAGTCAAGTCATAATTCTTGTCCAATCTTGGATCAGCCAGAGTATCAAAGTTGCCATCATCCAGAGCCTGGGTAAGCAAAGGCCTCGCCTAATTCAATGAGAGAAGTGTTAGTTttttcgggggggggggggggtttacaTACAAAGAATGATATGCACATGCACATGAAAATCTCAACCACATCCAGTTGTCCTAGATTATTGCATCACTTACAAAAACAACTTACCCAATCAACAATGTTATCGTCAAGGTAGGGTTGAGCTTTATCAATCGGCCGTCTTCCAGTTATAATCTCCAAAAGCATGACTCCAAAAGAGAAGACGTCAGACTTTTCAGTAAGCTTCCCCGTAAGAGCATACTCAGGAGCTAAGTACCTGCAAAAGGTAGAAGttagtgaaagaaaaaatatggagaGCTCAAAGATAAACATAAAACGTAAATGTATTGGGATTAAATATTGATTCAATGTGCTATAGCAACTGCAGAATAATACTGCATGAGGATGGAAAAAGAAACGTCTTCAATACATGATAAAAGAGTATTACCCAAAAGTTCCCATTACTCGTGTGGAGACGTGAGTATCAGAGTCATAATTCAACCTTGCAAGCCCAAAATCAGCAACCTGGATCACAAATAACAAATGCATCTAGCAATCAACTTATatgtaaaagaagaaaaaaaagaggtgtTCATTCAGCCAGCACTAAACCGCAGCAGCAGCCACACAAGATTACAGAAATTCAGATCATATTTGATGGCCTGGGTTTTCGAAAATCATTACaacttactaaaaataaattcagaaaATACAAGTCCAAAgaatttgaaggaaaaaagaGCAAGCACGCTTGTTTCTGTTTCTTACTTTAGGTTGAGAAAACAAATCCATAGAAGATAGTCAGATACTTTCCACTTCATATCAGGTCCCACCAACGTTTGGTGTCAAATGCCGTAATTCTTGCTTAATAATGTACCCAATTAAAACGTTGAGGTTTCAAAAAGAGAACCATATGCCAGGTTTTTGAAGCTGTCAACtcatatatgaatatgatgtcTATCAGTCTATCATTAATAATTCATCTTACtgtaattataataaacaaaGCTTGACGGCAGTTATTTCACTGTTTATCTTTTTTGACCTTGGTAACTTTGGCAGTTATTGACTTATTTCACTGTTGTCAATCGAAGTTCCAAGGTAAACGAAGGAAAGAAAAAGCTCAGCCTTGATTGCCCCCTGGCAGGATAAAATTGCATTAAGGATTTAAGGACACAGTTGCCTTAGGCATTCATGCAGTTAGAAAAGGAATAATCGTCACCAAACCCCCAAACTGTATCTTCTATTATTGTAGGGGTGTCTATTATAAGTAGCCCGGTCATTCTCCACATATATAAAGCTCTTGCTTTCTAAAGTAGATGATAGTGGAAAATGAAAAGGGCATGCTTTACCAGAAACATTAAGAAAACAACTGCAGATTGATGCACACACTATACACACAGAGATGCAGAATTGTCCATTTTACCTTTGCATCAAAATTGTCATCAAGAAGAATATTGGAGGCCTTGATATCGCGATGTATGATCTTGGGATGACCTGCCAAGACAGACGAATTTCAACATATTCAAATGCAAAATCATGAATTCTGCCGACTTAAACAAGAAAGGTAATATTAATTAGTAGAATTCTGCCACTCATGAACATACATTCTTCATGCAGATATGCCAATCCTCTTGCAGAACATAAAGTAACTCTCATCCTAGTTTCCCAGCTTAGTGGGGGATGCTCCTTGCCTGCAGTTATGTCtcctttttatttgtattataatgTCAGGTAAAAGAAGTATCAATGTCTGAatattaaaaaggtaaaaattaa encodes the following:
- the LOC101261900 gene encoding uncharacterized protein, which gives rise to MELTKESESLLDKIRPPLLEDAGLEDCALPPELIKEAFFKAATAVRSMIPLTDDEFEGQCVKTPSPIEDSTKDALVGMTEGIDNIPGKCVTEKGGGGEVPEVTSDVVADNKDPEEGGDLVGGSSLPEGGQSCVDGLQGLEIGDKGGKIKKKEEEESEKPTLVEGFV
- the LOC101261599 gene encoding ras-related protein Rab7, whose product is MASRRRMLLKVIILGDSGVGKTSLMNQYVNRKFSNQYKATIGADFLTKEVQFEDRLYTLQIWDTAGQERFQSLGVAFYRGADCCVLVYDVNVMKSFENLNNWREEFLIQASPSDPENFPFVVLGNKIDVDGGNSRVVSEKKAKAWCASKGIPYFETSAKEGFNVDAAFQCIAKNALKNEPEEEIYLPDTIDVAGGNQPRSTGCEC